The DNA segment GGGATTCCAGGTGGGCTTCACTGAATCACTGCTCACATCATGCTTTCTGTAAAGGAGTCTTTAAATGTGAAACCAACTGGCCAAGGAAGTGTATCCAAAGTTGATTGAACTgaagaaaacaaaaaacacaatgcaGGTGTAGTCAACTCACCTTTGATAGTGGCACTCAACCCAGACCACCACTTCTCTAGTCCGAACAATGGGGCTGCTGCCCAGGGTGGCTGGTGTATAACGGAGTGTGAAGACATAGACAAGTGAATCTTCAATCATCTGGAATCAGAGCAGCAAATGGCATTGTAAGAAAATCAATGGTAGTCAACCTAGAAAAGTCATAACGATGCTAATGCTCAATGTTACCGTCAGAGTGCTGCCACATCCGTGCAGCTCAGTGACAAAGATCAGAACTTGAGCGGAAGCATCCTCCCCAGTGACAGCACAGCCTCCCAAGGTAAGATCCGCTGGGTGAATGAGTTGGCCGATACCGAGCAGATCTCGCTTGACTTCCACACGAGCAGCAGTCTCCCCACAttgaactgcaacgctactggcaGGCACAGGCAGCGGTCTCTGCTCATCAATAGCCAACTGCACCTCTTTGACTGGATCTTCAGGAAATCTCCAGGTCAAAGGCTCATTGAAGGTCTGCTTTGACTGGAGGAAAGGGTTTTGAACTTGCGTCGGTGTCTGGACCCTGGAGGGCCATTGCACAGGCCTTGGTTGAAATCTGGCTGGTTCTTGAGCAGGCCTATACTGTGGAACAAATCTCCCAGGGGCATGTGCCACTTGGCTCCGAGATTCCGCTTCCTGATAAAGCTGCTGAACTGTAGCTGAACAGCCAAAGGTAAGAAGTAGGAGGAATGTAATACAGAATGCCATTATTCTCTAGTTTCTAGTGTCAATTGTAGATATTTCTTTGACATTTGCAATAACTACAGTGTCTCTGAACAGCCATTTTGTATCCCTTTGTCTTAGTTTGACTCCACCCCTTGTTTGATTTACCTAATGATGTTCCAGACATGTTACACAGCTGCACATATACTACAATCTGAACTGGAtgtatctcaatactctgaagtATCTTCATTTATAATAGGGATggtcaactccagtcctcggggcctgattggtgtcacacttttgcaccagccccagctaacacacctgactccaataatcaactaatcataaTATTTAGTTTAAAATacaattagtttaatcagctgtgttatCTAGGGATGGGGAAGAAGTGTGACATCACTCTGGCCACTGAGGACTGAAGTGGCCCATTCTTGAATTATGATGTCCTTGGAACGGTTTCCTGATAGCAATGGCATTTAGCCTTATGAGTTTTTTAATGATGCATCTTCCCCACAACGGCCGAAGATGTAACACATGTTTCCCAAAACAACACGCCGAGAGAATGGTCACTAAGTGCATTGTTGAAGTATGTGTCGATACTGATGGGATCAAAAGAAAGTGAAAACTTTCTCCATTCAAAATTTGTCTTAACATTTGAATTGACGGATCAATTCCTAGAGAGATTATACCACcttatggctgcaaatattgaggcaggttattctaatgcttaccaaAAAAAATGCATTAAATCACTAATTTGCCCCATTGCGCCCGTTcggctacacatcatgaaatatattgaggcaAATTACAGGCAGTCTACAATTAGCAAAATAGaatatgaaatgtatttcaatatgattgaaataggccCACTCTTTATTTTAATGGTTGCTGTTTTCATTTGAATAATATTTTTATGTCatgtttgtatcaattgcaaagacacTTTATTTTggagtcaactttgttctgaagttatctgCAGTCATAGAGATAagataaaccatgtgattctatgtttagcggagatcttctgtgtagaaaGTGACACGGGAGGGTGCACTTAGCTGAAGTGTAAGGATGCACTTAGCTGTTCTGAGGCAAGCATTCGTTTACGAGTGTTATCAAGTACACCTTAATaatgatgcttttgggaaacagctcataGATTTAACTATGCTCCTACAAAGGTTCTAACAACGCACTttgccttaagatgcttttgggaaactagGCACAgggatctccaaccctgttcttggagcgCTACCCTACCCTCCTGttggttttcaatccaaccccagttgtaactaacttgAATAAATGTaccaaccagctaattattagaatcaatTGTGCTACATTAGGGCTGGAGCCACAACCTACAGGACGGTCGCACTCCAGGAACAGAGATGGAGACATTGGCGGATTGGCCTTCTGGCAATTCTGGTATATGCCAGAAGGGCCGGATCACCTTTTATTGGGGTGGATTGGTAAAAAAAAAGCTAAAAAATATATGCACAcaacatgaccaaaggtatgtggccACCTACTTGTTAAacatgtcattccaaaatcatgggcattaatatggagttggtccccctttgcttctactcttctgggaaggctttcaaatcgatgttggaacactgctggagacttgcttccattcagcctcaagagcattagtgaggtcagcactgatgttggccgattaggcctggctcgcaggtGTTCGAtggatttgaggtcagggctctgtgcaggcctgtcaagttcttccacaatgatctcaacaaaccattttcgTACAGACCTTgctgggcattgtcatgctaaaacaggaaaaggccttgcccaaactgttgccacaaagttgaaagcacagaatcgtctagaatgtcatcgtatgctgtagcgttaagatttcccttcactggaagtaaggggcctagcctgaaccatgaaaaacagccccagaacattattcctcccccaccaaactttacaattggcactatgcaatAGGCAGGTAGCAttgtcctggcatccgccaaacccagattagtccgtcagactgctagatggtgaagcgtgattcatcactccatagaACGCATTTCCACCGCTCAAGAGTCCAaaggcggcaagctttacaccactccagccgacgcttggatTTACGcagggtgatcttaggcttgtctgcggctgctcggccatggaaacccatttcatgaagctcccgccGAATAGTtgttgtgctgaagttgcttccagaggcagtttggaactcggtagtgagtgttacagacaatttttacgtgcttcagtactcagtggtcccgttctgtgagcttgtgtggcctaccacttcacggctgagccgttgttactcctagacgtttccacttcacaataacagcacttacagttgaccggggaagctctagatTTGCAGAAATttaacgaactgacttgttggaaaggtggcatcctatgatggtgccacattaagtcactgagctattcagtaaggtcattctactgccaatgtttgtctatggagattgcatggctgtgtgctcgattttatacacctgtcgtgGCTGAAAGAGCcaaatccattcatttgaaggggcatccacatacttttgtatatacagttgaagtcggaactttacatacaccttagccaaatacatttaatctcagtttttcacaattcctggcatttaaatccaagtaaaaaaattccctgtcttaggtcagttaggatcaccactctattttaagaatgtgaaatgtcagaataaaagtagagagaatgatttatttcagcttttatttctttcatcacattcccagtgggtcagaagcttacatacactcaactagtatttggtagcatttcctttcaattgtttaacttgggtcaaacgttccgggTCTTCGctgatttcatttcattttcccatgatgtctagcaaagaggcaccgagtttgaaggtaggccttgaattacattcacatgtacacctccaattaactcaaatgatgtcaattagcctatcagaagcttctaaagccatgacatcattttctggaattttccaagctgtttaaaggcacagtcaacttagtgtatgtaaacttctgacccactggaattgtgatacagtgaattataagtgaaataatctgtttgtaaacaattgttggaaaatttacttgtgtaacgcacaaagtagatgtcgtaaccgacttgctaaaactatagtttgttaacaagacatttgtgttgtggttgaaaaactagttttaatgactccaacttaagtgtatgtaaacttccgacttcaactgtatagtgcatgtgttcatcttatcatatttctTCAATGCGAAATCAGTGTCTTGTTTTCAAcgaaactgtccctgtttgcaaataattaaatGTGAGACATAATTTGTAATCAAAAGTTGCACTATACTTGCCCTATAGCTTAAGCAGTCATTAGATTGGCTTTTATGACACATAGGTAAGGCAATAGCCATCTACTAGACATTTATACAGTTCTTTTAATTAAAGTCATCATGTAGGCCTATTAAAAGAAAACATTGACTGCATCAATGATAAATAATCCAAATGAATCTGTTAAAGGGGAAGTTGGGGGCTGTTTGtgtattttaattgttttatcaATTTTTAGGCTATTTGCTTCACTtctaaaaaaaataatgaaaaaaatgtaaatctcATTGTCTCTTCAGCCAGTGAGGCTACTAGGGTTTCTGAACTGTAGCAAAGAGGAAGAGccacgtatctgccctctcatggGCTAGTGGTCGCATCTGATCTCACCTCCGACCTGCCATCCATATTTGAGGAGTTGCATTTCCATTGTTATAGCAGTCATTTGACTTGTCAATATATAAAATCATATTTGACTGAATTAACTAGGGATTCTTGTGTAGGTTTACATGACATATCCACCACCATTGGAGGCTGGAAAGTCCTACCGAAATTGTAATTCACTTATCGGAGGGCCTGTCAAATGAACCACAATGCTGGAAATCTGTCTGCATCCACAGAAACTAATCCCATCGCTCTATGACAAACACAGATGGTGTTATATCAAATTCAAtagaagaaaaaagagagagaggaagagagactgaCACAGATGTACTGCCAGTCCTTAATGTTTTGGCTGTATATGTAGCCTAATATTAAACACAGATATGTGGGCAGGGGGAAACACATGCACTATAATTTACAAGACATTATAAGCCAGTGGTCATCTATAAGAAAAAGAGGATAGGATTGAAAGGCAGCGCTGCTCTCGGGTAAGCTTTCACCGTTCAAATGtttccttaacattagaattatttcaCAGAGAGCGAGAGTATTATTCAGAGAGCGATAAACACAATGACAGACGCAACACCCCGGAGGTGCAAATTAGAGCcacccaaaaaaaaaaatcaaaaaaccgCTCAAAAGCAAAAGAAAACTTTGTTGTCGTACACTTAACATTGTCAGGTTCTTGGTTTACCTCAAATGTTCTATTGAATAATTTTGATAAAGCTTCTGTTGTATTATTTGTCTAGCACTGCAAAAGGCAAAGCCATAAGGGTTAATTAATGTAATAATGGGGTTAGTGTTGCCTAGACATTGGTAAGTTTAACTTGCTACACCCAGTGCTCTGTTATGAAAGGTTAAACTAATCTCATTTGAAAGCTTTTGCATTGAAATAATTAAACATACCGAACACAAGCTGGATATAATTATCTTGTAAACTAAGTCCTTCACAGTATTTACTGAAAATCAAAAGtattgcatttttattttttccacattttcacaATGTCTTGCAGTTGAACATTTGCATAACTTAACttgtttgtttctgtttttttACAGCTGGAGAACTCCAGAAGAATGGTTGTCTTCAAATCCGTTGGACCCTTTCCACTTCTATTATGGTGGATAAATATGGATTTTTATGAATGTGTGGAGGAATAAGAGGTGTTTCATGGAGTTGTGTGAAATGCATCAAACACGATTTGAAACGGAATTGGCATatctggacactctctttctaaaTGTATCCGcctccattgttgcaacccctattaccagtctgttcaaccgctctttcgtatcgtccaagatccctaaagattggaaagctgccgcggtcatccccctcttcaaagggggtgacactctagacccaaactgttatagacctatatccattctgccctgcctttctaaagtcttcgaaagccaagttaataaacagatcactgatcatttcaaatcccaccgttccttctccgctgtgcaatccggtttccgagctagtcatgggtgcacctcagccacgctcaagggactaaacgatatcataaccgccatcgataaaagacagtactgtgcagccgtcttcatcgacctggccaaggctttcgactctgtcaatcaccacattcttatcggcagactcaatagccttggtttctcaaatgactgcctcgcctggttcaccaactacttcgcagacagagttcagtgtgacaaatgagagggcctgttgtccggacctctggaagtctctatgggggtaccacagggttcaattctcgggccgactcttttctctgtttatATATCAACGatttcgctcttgctgcgggtgattccctgatccacttctacgcagacgacaccattctgtatacatctggcccttctttggacactgtgttaactaaccttcaaacgagcttcaatgccatacaaaactccttctgtggcctccaactgctcttaaacactagtaaaaccaaatgcatgcttttcaactgttcgctgcccgcacccgcccgcccgactagcatcactactctggacggttctgacctagaatacgtggacaactacaaatatttaggtgtctggctagactgtaaactctccttccagactcatattaaacatctccaatccaaaatcaaatctagaatcggctttctattttgcaacaaatgctccttcactcacgccgccaaacataccctcgtaaaactgaccatcctacctccaacactctactcaacaaattggatgcagtctatcacagtgccatccgttttgtcaccaaagccccatatactacccaccactgccacctgtacgctctcgttggctggccctcgcttcatactcgtcgccaaacccactggctccaggtcatctacaagtctctgctaggtaaagccccgccttatctcagctcactggtcaccatagcagcacccactcatagcacacgctccagtaggtatatctcactggtcacccccaaagccaattcctcctttggccatctttccttccagttctctgctgccaatgactggaacgaactgcaaaaatcactgaagctggagactcatttctccctcactagctttaagcacaagctgtcagagcagctcacagatcactgcacctgtacatagcccatctgtaaacagcccatacagctacctcatccccatactgtatttatttatcttgctcctttgcaccccagtatcactacttgcacattcatcttctgcacatctaccattccagtgtttaattgctattttttaattacttcgccaccatggcctgtttattgccttaactcccttatcttactcactgtatatagactttttttcatctgtattattgactgttttgtttattccatgtgtaactgtgttgttgtatgtgtcgaactgctatgctttatctgtCTGGACCAGCGACGGTGGGTACAAACCCAACgtcgacgttgttgccggtgatgacctgccttacaacaggcctacaagccctcagtccagcctctctcagcctattgcagacagtctgagcactgagagggattgtgcgttcctggtgtaactcaggcagttgttgccatcctgtaccggtcccgcaggtgtgattttcagatgtaccgatcgtgtgcaggtgttgttacacatgatctgccactgtgaggacgatcagctgtccgtcctgtagcaggcgtctcacagtaaggacattgcaatttattgccctggccacatctggtCTTCACACCTCCTTGctggcacattcacacagatgagtagggactctgggcatctttcttttggtgtttttccagagtcagtagaaaggcctctttagttaTCATAACTTTCACCTTAATTGCCcttgtctgtaagctgttactgtcttaaccgttccacaggtgcatgttcattagttgtttaagcatttcactgtaaggtcgacacctgttgtattcggctcatgtgacaatgAAGATCTGTTTAGTTATTCAGATTTAAGaatcatctttgaaagacagggtactgaaaaaggggcgtttctttttttgctgagttttgtaCCAAAACAttatgtcagcaatcaagttataTCTTAACTTTCAAGATACAGAATCAGGGAGTTGAGGAACTTCATTTTAGACCTGGGCATTACAAAAGCTCATGCTAGTCAATGAACAAAATACACAAGACAAAAACCTTAATCTAGATATTTTTTTATCATCCAGAATGCATTTGGGCAGGAAAGTCAGTCCAGTTGAGAGTTACACCATCAGTCAAGAAGCTTTTCCTTTATGTTGAGAGGACCAACAGAAATGTCCTGCTCCCACTGGAAACCTAAGAGCAGAAGACCATGTCTATATAGGGAGAACTCAGAATCAAACTTCACAAAAGCattgtttctcagtcaattcctGGGTGACTCAGTGGGTGCACTTTTTTGTTCCAGCCAAGCACTGACCACCAATTTAGCCAAAGGTTTAGGTGAATCAAGTACCTAGGTATTGGAGTAggacaaaaatgtgcacccccaGGGAGGCATCCAGGAATGGATTGAGCAACACTGGACTGAAGTGCACATGTACCTGGAGCCGGTTCCCTTCTCATGCCACAGTCTGTGTCACAACAGCCACACACCTGGTCTTTCTTACTGGCCTCGCTCCATCTATTGAAAAGAGAGTGTTGCATATAGTACGTACAAGCAAAGTGCACACCCTGCCATATATACCCAGACTTACCCATTCGAGAAGGAACAAGCCTTGTTCTCATGATCAATTGGGGCTGAAGCTGTTGTGGCTTTCAGGAGGCAAGTAATGTATAGCTGTTGAAATGACATTTGTTGAAGTCGCAGCATTGGTACCACATAAGAATTAGTAGATTTGACACCAATTTAAAGCAACGTCATGTTGGGTACAACAAGCCATATTGGGCATACTATACTTAATTTATGATTGAAGCTCAACAAACCTGCCAATTCTATACATTTAGACATTCCGAAGCTAATTTGCACTAGATCTCAGGATTAACTACTCACTGAGCCAGTGTTCACAACATGAAACCTAAAGGCTTCTATCTGGAACTGGAGCGTGTCATCCATGGTGCGAGGTATGAACTGGGACCTGGAGCCTGTCAGCTTGGTGTCGACCAGACAACTGAAggccacaaacaaacaaaattagGCTACCGACACTGCTGAAACTCTGGAGGGATGCCATTCAAGATGGCTGTTGATCTGAAGTGTGGGCAGGTGGAGGGAATGGGAAATGCTTTTCTTAGCAGATTAAAGCAAACAATTAGTCCTTGATCTAGATCAAGTACCTTACAAAGGATACTCACCCACGGTTCTCGATGAAGGCATATCTTGGGACAGTGTTGGTGTTTGGGATGACTGTGGCTACACAGTTGTCCACAAAGACTCGGAGGGGCACATGGTAGAACTGGACGACAGAAGCTTCAAAGTTAATATTATCTCCAAGGACGTACTCTTTGCTGGGTCTCTCCAACTGCCAGTTGTCTGCGAAGACAAGGGCACAGTCCAATACTCATTCCAAGTCAGATGTACAGACCCTGCTCTAGTTTATCAGCAGTGTGGCTTTATCATGGCAAATATAACTGCCATCCTTTTGTACTCTGGGGTAGCCACCTCATTCCAATAACTCAGTGGCGGTTACATTTGCCAGTTGGCACTACCATAGTTTACAAACAAGTGCAGAGACAGCACTTAAGTCAGTGCCTGTCAAGAGCAATGCCAATATGGCAAGGACAAGCAGTTACTAACCAGTCATTAGCCTCAGGGAGAAGTAGAGGAGCTCCTCTGCAACCTTAGTGGAGGCATAGGGATTCCAGGTGGGCTTCACTGAATCACTGCTCACATCATGCTTTCTGTAAAGGAGTCTTTAAATGTGAAACCAACTGGCCAAGGAAGTGTATCCAAAGTTGATTGAACTgaagaaaacaaaaaacacaatgcaGGTGTAGTCAACTCACCTTTGATAGTGGCACTCAACCCAGACCACCACTTCTCTAGTCCGAACAATGGGGCTGCTGCCCAGGGTGGCTGGTGTATAACGGAGTGTGAAGACATAGACAAGTGAATCTTCAATCATCTGGAATCAGAGCAGCAAATGGCATTGTAAGAAAATCAATGGTAGTCAACCTAGAAAAGTCATAACGATGCTAATGCTCAATGTTACCGTCAGAGTGCTGCCACATCCGTGCAGCTCAGTGACAAAGATCAGAACTTGAGCGGAAGCATCCTCCCCAGTGACAGCACAGCCTCCCAAGGTAAGATCTGCTGGGTGAATGAGTTGGCCGATACCGAGCAGATCTCGCTTGACTTCCACACGAGCAGCAGTCTCCCCACAttgaactgcaacgctactggcaGGCACAGGCAGCGGTCTCTGCTCATCAATAGCCAACTGCACCTCTTTGACTGGATCTTCAGGAAATCTCCAGGTCAAAGGCTCATTGAAGGTCTGCTTTGACTGGAGGAAAGGGTTTTGAACTTGCGTCGGTGTCTGGACCCTGGAGGGCCATTGCACAGGCCTTGGTTGAAATCTGGCTGGTTCTTGAGCAGGCCTATACTGTGGAACAAATCTCCCAGGGGCATGTGCCACTTGGCTCCGAGATTCCGCTTCCTGATAAAGCTGCTGAACTGTAGCTGAACAGCCAAAGGTAAGAAGTAGGAGGAATGTAATACAGAATGCCATTATTCTCTAGTTTCTAGTGTCAATTGTAGATATTTCTTTGACATTTGCAATAACTACAGTGTCTCTGAACAGCCATTTTGTATCCCTTTGTCTTAGTTTGACTCCACCCCTTGTTTGATTTACCTAATGATGTTCCAGACATGTTACACAGCTGCACATATACTACAATCTGAACTGGAtgtatctcaatactctgaagtATCTTCATTTATAATAGGGATggtcaactccagtcctcggggcctgattggtgtcacacttttgcaccagccccagctaacacacctgactccaataatcaactaatcataaTATTTAGTTTAAAATacaattagtttaatcagctgtgttatCTAGGGATGGGGAAGAAGTGTGACATCACTCTGGCCACTGAGGACTGAAGTGGCCCATTCTTGAATTATGATGTCCTTGGAACGGTTTCCTGATAGCAATGGCATTTAGCCTTATGAGTTTTTTAATGATGCATCTTCCCCACAACGGCCGAAGATGTAACACATGTTTCCCAAAACAACACGCCGAGAGAATGGTCACTAAGTGCATTGTTGAAGTATGTGTCGATACTGATGGGATCAAAAGAAAGTGAAAACTTTCTCCATTCAAAATTTGTCTTAACATTTGAATTGACGGATCAATTCCTAGAGAGATTATACCACcttatggctgcaaatattgaggcaggttattctaatgcttaccaaAAAAAATGCATTAAATCACTAATTTGCCCCATTGCGCCCGTTcggctacacatcatgaaatatattgaggcaAATTACAGGCAGTCTACAATTAGCAAAATAGaatatgaaatgtatttcaatatgattgaaataggccCACTCTTTATTTTAATGGTTGCTGTTTTCATTTGAATAATATTTTTATGTCatgtttgtatcaattgcaaagacacTTTATTTTggagtcaactttgttctgaagttatctgCAGTCATAGAGATAagataaaccatgtgattctatgtttagcggagatcttctgtgtagaaaGTGACACGGGAGGGTGCACTTAGCTGAAGTGTAAGGATGCACTTAGCTGTTCTGAGGCAAGCATTCGTTTACGAGTGTTATCAAGTACACCTTAATaatgatgcttttgggaaacagctcataGATTTAACTATGCTCCTACAAAGGTTCTAACAACGCACTttgccttaa comes from the Salmo trutta chromosome 4, fSalTru1.1, whole genome shotgun sequence genome and includes:
- the LOC115192754 gene encoding zona pellucida sperm-binding protein 3-like translates to MAFCITFLLLLTFGCSATVQQLYQEAESRSQVAHAPGRFVPQYRPAQEPARFQPRPVQWPSRVQTPTQVQNPFLQSKQTFNEPLTWRFPEDPVKEVQLAIDEQRPLPVPASSVAVQCGETAARVEVKRDLLGIGQLIHPADLTLGGCAVTGEDASAQVLIFVTELHGCGSTLTMIEDSLVYVFTLRYTPATLGSSPIVRTREVVVWVECHYQRKHDVSSDSVKPTWNPYASTKVAEELLYFSLRLMTDNWQLERPSKEYVLGDNINFEASVVQFYHVPLRVFVDNCVATVIPNTNTVPRYAFIENRGCLVDTKLTGSRSQFIPRTMDDTLQFQIEAFRFHVVNTGSLYITCLLKATTASAPIDHENKACSFSNGWSEASKKDQVCGCCDTDCGMRREPAPGFQWEQDISVGPLNIKEKLLD
- the LOC115192756 gene encoding zona pellucida sperm-binding protein 3-like; protein product: MAFCITFLLLLTFGCSATVQQLYQEAESRSQVAHAPGRFVPQYRPAQEPARFQPRPVQWPSRVQTPTQVQNPFLQSKQTFNEPLTWRFPEDPVKEVQLAIDEQRPLPVPASSVAVQCGETAARVEVKRDLLGIGQLIHPADLTLGGCAVTGEDASAQVLIFVTELHGCGSTLTMIEDSLVYVFTLRYTPATLGSSPIVRTREVVVWVECHYQRKHDVSSDSVKPTWNPYASTKVAEELLYFSLRLMTDNWQLERPSKEYVLGDNINFEASVVQFYHVPLRVFVDNCVATVIPNTNTVPRYAFIENRGCLVDTKLTGSRSQFIPRTMDDTLQFQIEAFRFHVVNTGSLYITCLLKATTASAPIDHENKACSFSNGWSEASKKDQVCGCCDTDCGMRREPAPGFQWEQDISVGPLNIKEKLLD